Within Chaetodon auriga isolate fChaAug3 chromosome 7, fChaAug3.hap1, whole genome shotgun sequence, the genomic segment ACATTTGTGCCATATTGTTAACATCGTCTCCTCGGGCCTGTTGTAGAAAGTCCTAACACTTCAGTTGGATTAATTGTGGTACTCGGACTATTCTTAGATGTTAACCTGGAGTGACTCCTTTCTGCCTGTAGGTTTTATCTTGGTAAGCACAGCGGCAGACAActcacactgcagcaccacaTGGGCTCTGCAGATCTAAACGCCACCTTCTACGGTCCCATCAAAAAGGTAACGTGTTTGCAAGAAGCTCTAGTTTCCAAAGTGTTTAAATAATTCTTCAGGACTTTCAGTAACAGAACACATCGTTTCTTGCGGGAGTGGATTTTGAATCACGTCTTTAGATTCTGATGTTTCATCCCAACATTTCAAAAGGAGGATGGGTCAGAGGTCGGGGTTGGAGGAGCCCAGGTAACCGGCTCCAACACCAGGAAGCACATCCTACAGGTCTCTACCTTCCAGATGACCATCCTCATGCTTTTCAACAACAGAGAGAAGTCCACCTTTGAGGTACGCTTCTTAAATCCCAGCTGTCCATGCACACTGTAACAGCATGCTGGAGTTCCTGTAGTATCACAAAAAGAATTCGCCTTGCCCAGAAACCAGCAGCCTGGTGATTTATAGTTGACGGTTTCACCACGATGAGGCATTTATCACACAAGTTTCacattcctgcttttctctctggatGTTGTTTCATTGCCCTGAACTTGATTTCTCCAACCTGCAGGAGATCCAGCAGGAGACGGACATCCCAGAGAGGGAGTTGGTGCGAGCGCTGCAGTCTCTGGCCTGCGGGAAGCCCACTCAGAGAGTTCTCACCAAGGAGCCCAAGTCCAAGGAGATTGAGAATGGCCATGTGTTTACAGTCAATGACCAGTTTACCTCCAAGCTGCACCGTGTCAAGATACAGACAGGTACACAACCTTCATCAAGTTTGTATGATGTTTTCATAAGACTTGAagtaaaataatgttttattttgaattcctgatGCACTGAACAGTCATTAGGTATTACAGGTCTTACAGTATTGGATGTACACAAGCCGCATGTACCACAGAAAATGTATCAAAACAACTTGTATTTagcatttatttcttttttgttgtgcTCCACCTAGTGGCCGCTAAACAGGGGGAGTCTGACCCGGAGAGGAAGGAGACGCGACAAAAAGTGGACGATGACAGGAAGCATGAGATTGAAGCTGCCATCGTTCGCATCATGAAGTCCAGAAAGAAGATGCAGCACAATGTCCTAGTAGCAGAGGTCAGTCAGCTGAAATGGTTTCATGAGCATTGTCCACATTTTCCTCAATTTCACGATGAATTTAAAGACTTCCAAGAAATgagaacagaaaatgaaggcgaaaaaaatgaaataaggtGACGATCATGGTGATAAAATGTGAGTCATGACAGGATGAGGTGTGGAGCACTGACATTACCGTGTTTGTTGTCTCCACAGGTCACGCAGCAGTTGCGAGCACGATTCCTCCCTAGTCCCGTAGTCATCAAGAAGCGCATTGAAGGACTCATTGAGAGGGAATATTTGGCACGAACACCGGAGGACCGCAAAGTGTACACTTACGTAGCATAAAACAAGTGAATTGAATGAAAGCTAACATCGAGTTGAGAGAAACtgagagcctttttttttttttttttgtggactGCTATGCGTTTGAATGAACTTGGAAGTGCTTTCATCATTGATTCTGGGAAACACTGGGAAGCTTAACTTTTCTTCCATAAAatgtgtaataaaaaaaaaaatcatgcaaaaGATGGGGAAGTTTTCTAGCAATATTAGATTTCTTCTGctgagagaaaggaaaggagggggaTCTAGTTTTGTACAAAATCAGTTTCTTGTGGCCTTTGGAGAGAATTGGACGAGCCTGTTTGCCAGTTAACTACTTGCTGTTGAGAACAAGCGAAACAATGTTAGAGCAAACACGCGGCTACATGGAGACCAAGAAAACATTTGAGTTCACTCCCCTGTTTTAAATGTTGATGTCaatgtgttctgtttgtttttcgtGGCACATTGATGGCTGTACAGGTTGACAGACACTCTTGGCCTTTTCCTCCCGGAGGATTTTAAAGTTAAAGAAGAGGACGAAGTGTTACCTGGTACACACCTGGTTTacaacagcagtgaaacacatTTTGAGTACTTGAGAGAACAGGAAAAGTGCTTAATTTATGTTGCAAAGATGTCTGTTTTTTGAGGTTGTTTTAATTTCGGATACAAATTAAGTGCACCTCACATAGCTGAAATATTATTTTCAACACTTTGGCCAGGTCTGTACTAGTGGGTAGAGAGATCAAGAGCTGTAGCTTCACAGCATGCTTTATCTAATGGATCAATCAGGGGTATAAGATGCACATAAAAGCTCCATAAATGGTGTTTGGTCTCTCATcacacatttttcacttcagGCCTGCTGTATGATCGGCCAGAAAGATTTATCTCCTCTTTGAATGGATGTTGTGCAGGTTTCAgagagctttttcttttctttttctttctttttccattctTGACTGCATTTTGAACGGGTGGAACCAGTCTAGCACCATGTTCTAATGTGTACAAATTGTAAAATAATTATTGTACTCACTGCGAAGGTGGATTGTACAGGGCCTTGTTTTCATCATATTAAatgtagaataaaaaaaatgagaggatgtttttttttctttttttttatgtctttcatGAGAAGGCCTCGGCAAGCATCAGAAATACTCGAGTCTCTAACCATAATTAAAGCTTAATGTAAATGGTAAGCCGCAGTCAAAGTCCCCGCGTTCACATGAAGAACTTTGCCTCTGAAGAACATTGTTTACTACAGTATTTTGAGATTTAAGTGCAACTCTTCTTTCCATCTTCCGAAAAAAAAGCAGTCAATTAAAATCTAGttttgttgaaattgtttttAGGAAGGTGTAGATTTAACtgtagtttgtgctgctgttgaatggTCGCACTGACAGTCTTTTCTCAAGTTTACCTTCTGATATGAAATGTGCCTGCAAAACTTGGAAACCAAAAGTTTTTGAATAAGAGTCGTTGAATCAACACTTTTGTAAAgcattttcaacaaaaactaaacTCTGTAACTCTTCAGAACATGGAGCCTCAAATGTTCAATATTATAGACACTATGAAATAAATGGATAGATAAAATATGTTGTATAAACATGAAACTAAACTAATCCACTTTTTAGAAACTCTGCTCATTATTCTGAAGTTGTCTGCTTGAGGTTATATCaggtcatttttatttcataacAGCAATTTCTCTTAGAAACACTGAATGGTCTGTCTGCTCGTTCAGACCAAAGTCTGCCCAGCTGCCCTTGacattagaaaataaattagGGGCAGAAAAATAACACTGAATTAAAGCAGAAATATTCTGAAATACAAATTGCTggaatgaaataaatatgaccTGCAATGAATGTGAAAAGAGACAGGTTTTCATCATAATGATCTGGGTTTTAATCAGGATTGTTTGACAGTCCCACGGTTTAATTGCATATCAAGTATTTAATCAAACGACACACTGAGTGTCCGCACATGAAGGTGAGCAGCGAGCTGTTGAGGACTTTAATGCTCTTAACAAGGTCTTAACAAACAATGTCTTTAATTTCCAGGCTTTAGGGCCTCTCCTCCATACGTGCCCTGCACTTTTAAATCAGGCCAGTCCGTCTGCTCCGTCTCCTTTGTCTTCTCATGGTGTTAGACGCATGCCATCTGCTCCGTGTTATTATAGGCGGCTTTAGATGAAAAGCAGCACAACTTCTGCTGGTCCCTTTCGCCCAGACTTAAGTCAGCAACTTCCTGAACTCTTTCCAGCATTGCATGTCTTCTCGACTTGAATGGTGGCTCCTCCAGTTTCAGCGCTTTCTGACGGGGTGATAAGTCAGAGCTTATAGTTTAACATAACGGTGTATGGTTGCCTGGTGACGTCACTGTCCCAGTAAGAGTCCCATTTTTTGAGGCGCAGGCTGTGGGAAGAGACCAGCCAGGATGCTTTTCACTCTCAGTCCGGACTGCTGCAAACACCGCCCAAAGTCTCTGTGCAGGAGGGTCGGCCAAATGTGAAAGGTGTGCCGGACTATGTTTCGAAGAGCGGCGGTGTTGAAGAGAGCCGACGATGGAAACGTGGACTCCGGGGCTGAAACTGCCGAGTGAGTCAACGGTCGCCTGGCGTTAGCTtcaggctaatgttagctagccaACTTCGCCTCGTTAGCCGCAGCCACAATGGAAATTAATTTTGTCCAAGACAGATAGTGTGAAGGGGGctgacatttgaaagcagaaacTTAGCACTTGCTTACACCTCTCAGCACTTTGCCACAGCGTTTTGTAATTGTTGAACTCTTCGCGGTATTTTCtcagaaatgtactttttaagCTTATGTTAGCTAACAACAGGTTGTCATGGTGACCAAAGTGAAGGGGCAGCTTTCCAAACCAACCGCCACGAGATGGAGACAGATTTTTGTCTGGTCTCCAGTGTAAAACTCAACAAAATGTTGCGCAGCAATCACTCGTTTTTAgtattcttatttatttattttatttcttatccTATTCAGATCTGACTGCAGCAGGATGTCATCATCTGGCAGTAAGTATTCATCCACTCATGGCAACCCTGTCATTTACAGGGTACTTTGATAAACTTGCAAACAACAATGGTCAAAATTGATGTAATGGATGCCTAGATATCCCAAATAtgagtcaagctccaaaaacctCAAATCCTACACCTCCCATAATGCAGTTGGATAGTTATTTTGACTAAAATATCTTTGTGCGTGTtcgtgtggtgtgtgtttgtgtgtgtgtgtgtgaccccaGTTGAGCTCATGACCAGCCGGgtcaggcagcagcagcggcagcagcagctcctgctgaTGAACTTGCATCTGCTGGCCAACCCTGGAGACTCCCTGCTCCTGCAGCACACCCTGGATCGCCTCCTCCGCTGGCTCTGCCCGAGCCTCCGCATCTTCCACGTGTCGGAGAGGGCCTCCCCGTTCAGAAGTTACACGCGCCTCTGTCCTGTGACAGGTAAGGAGTCTTGCTGTGTGATCTTGCCTTTATGTACAATCATGTTGTTATACAGTCGGGGTCTCAGGTATTTCACTGGCAGAGGTGCAGAAAAAAACCCTGTTGTCCCATTGCATTTAACCTCACCGCTCGTTCTGTACGTGTATATTTTCcgtaaaaaggaaaaaaattatTTCCATGTGTGAGAACAAGACATGTTTACGGGAATTTCAACCATTTCAACTTTCCGTTCATGTCAGCAACCCCCTCAGACGTTTCGCTCTTAACTGAATATTACTTTTGCGCTGTGTATGGTGTAAACATGCCATTCCAGAATGAGCTTCTCTTCTTAGAAttgcatctgtttttatttaagcTTGATTGAGAATAAATCTTTGCCAAAAAATGTTTCAGGCTACCCGTCTCTGGCCATCACGTTCTTCCTCCATGAGGCGTATGGAGAGGAGCGAATCCTCAAAGTGCTGGACTTCTTTCAGCGCCCGCCCTGGCAGTACCACCAcacagaaagctgcagcagacGAGCCGGAGGGATCCAcatcacctccagcagctctccTGCTAGTGCACTGATGCGGCCCTACCTCCTGCCCAGCAGAGACTTCTACAGCTTGGGTGCAGGGATGCCTGTGTGGGGGGTTCGACCGGTGCACTGTGGAGGAGAGATACTGCGCGTCACGCTCTACAGTGGATATGACAACTATGAGGATGCTGTGAGGCTCTATGAGACTGTGTTGCAGCGACAGGCGGAGGAGCAGAAGACAGGCTTCTGCTGGTTCACTCTCCACACTGGTACATCTTTGTAGTGTTGCACTATggtttttgtcatgtttgtattctaaagcaatgaaaatttaaCATAGTAGCCTCAACAATTCCAGCTTTAAAGCTTATCTTTTATTATAATATCTAGAAAAGTAACTGGGCAGTGAAATGACACAAAGTCACTTGTTTCCAATGCAAAGATGCAAATCTGTTTGTCTACAGAACATCTTTGCATCCAGTGATCTTGACAACATGAAATGTTTCGCAGTATTGAAAGTATCAGTTGTATTTTGGATGAAATCCTCAAAACAAGactaactctttttttttacttctgctTTTAAAAGAGATTTCCTTCAATACACTCCCTTACATTCACTTCTCCTATATATCTGTTGCCCTCATTTGGCCTCCCCACACAGAGCCTGGGCTGTGCCTGCAGTTGGCTTTAAAACAACTGTCACCAGGGGTTCGGGTGGAGCCATGCAGCTCTGCCGTGCTGCAGTTCAGTGTGGAAGAGATTGGCCAGCTTGTCCCTCTGTTGCCCAACCCCTGTACCCCCATCAGTACTACCCGCTGGCAGACAGAAGACCTGGATGGCAACAAAGTTCTCTTCCAGGTAAGTGCAGCTAAAAATGCACCCAATGTCCTCATTTTATCCTGTCATCAGGAAATGATGAGAGGTTTTTGTTGAAAAAGTCAAGTGTGTTTCATGTTGCCTGATGTCTAGCGTAGCGTGGATTTGATTGTTCAGTTCCTGCTGTTTAATTGTATGTGTCACAGTCAGCATAATGActgatgttgtgtgtttttagtctgtcagtctgtcccgCACTCACATATTAGGTATAATGGAGGAAAAGCTTCCCTTTGATTTATGTCAGGTTAAATCATGGTCTGAAGTAGCCCTACATtaactgtaaacacacagcagtctgCTGGTTGGTTTACTCTATAATCATCTCACAACATACAGAGTCCAGAGAGCAGGATCTCGTCCTGCTGAAATGTTATTTGTACAACAGGAGATTTTTTACTCAATCTGTAGCTGGCCAGGCTTCTGTGGAGACTAAAGATTTTGCtttggagagaaaacagcagttgtTATGAAAGGAAGCAATGTGTTgtctttcagttttattttttcattttatgttatgctaaacaaacaatgatgatttaAGCTGAAATTAGTAAAGGAGAAGCTTTTCTCCCATTGACAATTATCTCACATTATACAGCTGGAACTACAaatgtaaaaagacaaacaacatcAGTTATTCTGCTGCATGCAAAGCACAGTTTTTATAATGCAAATCACCAGATGTTGTTCAAACACCTCAGTGTAAATAGAAATAGATACTTAGAAATAATAGAACATCTGTGGAGATGTATAGGGAAATAGAGAAATGATAGAATAGAATAATAGAAATAATACTGTCCAGATATTACAAGTATTACAAGATCAATGCCAggattttttatttgaaaattaaTTCTGACTGGTTTtgtaatagtagtagtaatagtaatagtaatagcCAACTGAGGTGCGTTGTTATTTTAGAGGCTTTTAGATTAGTGTCCAAATACAATTATGCGTGAAATGATAAAGATGGTGAGGGAACTCATGATATTAGTCTTATATGTGGTAGTTGTTTTCTCAAATGTTATTGTTTGGTGCTCACATTtaagtttttaacagtgtcatGTAACACAAACGTGATGAGACAGAGCCCAATGAAATCAAtcatctccaaaaaaaaaaaagtattgttGAAGCCAAAAGGCCAGAGTCAGAGCTATTCAGCCTGTTCACACCATAGAGTGATCAGATCAGAGTtgactgtctgtgtttatttagcTCAGAATAATCAAATCAAGCTTTCAGCTGGTGTTAAAATCATCTATTATAACCATCCCCATAAGATAAAGCATCATCCATTCAACACTTATCATGTTCATCCTGTGtgacaatcaaatcaaaaaagGCATGTAGTTGCTGTCCTTGGCAGAGCCAACTCAAAGCTCTCACAATAGCCATATGCTCTAATGTTAATTCTGTCAAGTTACTTAACTTGCTTAAATCTCTCTAGTCCTGGTGTAAATCATaatcctgctcctcctgtccttctgtgctgcaggtgaaaACCCCAACTCAAGCTCagcgacctctgacctgtgcTTTCCCCCTGACCTGCCCCAGCGTTCCCCCTCGAGGAATGCAACTCAGGAGCTCAGTGCAGGGCCACAGCCTGTCGCCCTGCAGCTTCACCATGCCCCTGCCCTGGCAAACGCACAGACAAGGTAAGTGCACAGAAGTAAAAGCTGTGTTCACAGGGTTTAAGATGCTCGACAGTGTGTTATATCTGCTGCATATATTGGTCGGCACAAATTCGCACGGAGCTCGAGGGACGgggcagcaggagaggacacGATACTGGCAGTGAAACGGGTCTCTACAAGTCAGCCAGAATGATTTGACTCAACTCATGACAGAAGTATTTTAAATTTTTTCCCACCAGTCACATATGTATTAAATGACGGTTTTTATGTGGGAGGCTTATTGTAATCATAATCAGTTtaacaaatcaaaatgaatcagAGACATGGAAAGTTTGCCAAGTAAGTGTGAAGTCTTTGTGTTACTCTCTGGAGTTTTTGGCCTCTAGTAGCAACATGGAACTTTTTTAGCGGCTGGGTCCCTGTTTTGTTGTCTCTTATACGCACAAGGACGCAGGTGACGTGATACACATTCCCGCCAATGGTTTTACACTTTTCCACTGAACTCCGGAAtctgcagaagaggaagaagactgcTAACTAGTGGACATGAATATAAACAAGAAAGTACTTTGAAATTATCGGCTTTGCACAtattttatgaggaaggaaatgcattccaTACGTTTGGTAGACCTCAAAGATACAGACACAGTGCATTGGGATGAATAACACTGAATGTGCACATAATGTTCTCTGGCCCAAGAGTCCCTGGTATTTGACAAAGCCATAACTTTGTATTCAAAATCATTAAAGCCCACCCATGGTGATTTATTTGTCAacacatttcttctttcttaattaaaaacaaatttatCAAAATACTCGCCTACACTTTGAGTTGACACTGCACAGAGAAATCactctgagctgttttcatgttcaatGATATTTGAGTTCAGTATAGCAAAGGTTTATTATTCACCACATTTGTTCCTCTGCTCGATGTGTCTTTGGTTGTCGATAGGCCACAGACCACGCAGTGACCCTGTCCTGGAGAAGCTTcatggaggaggtggtggagcagAGAGCCTGGGatcaggaagctgctgcagcaccccTCCAGGCAGCTCTTGTTACTCATCCCAGCGCAGCAGCCCAGCACTACCTTCAACCACCAATCACCCTGACTCTCCTCTGCGCCCCTCCATCACCCGTTCTCTGTCCCATCTCCTtctggaagaagaggaggaggagccagaGACCAACGTAGACACAGGAGTCCCTGTATCACTTACACACTCTGGTCCAGCAGTCAAAACAATTGCTCGCTCTTCCTCCATGGACCTTTTGATGAGTCTCCGCTCTGAGAGGCCTGCAGCTGTCGGGGCTTCAGCTGGTGAGGGTCTGGCCAAGGAGCTCATTGAATGTCTGCCAgggacacacatacaccctcAGTGCCCCTCCAGGACATGGGGCTCCGCCGGTTGTACAGATGCAACCAAGAAGGGCTGTGGCAGCAGgactgtggcagcaggacagagCCCCTCCAGAGGGCCCGTGGTGGAGAGCAGGACtactgctgagctgctgtcagcacGCACAAACAATGAAGAGCCAGTCGACGAGTTCTTCATCTAAATTCCTGCCGCTACACTGCACGCTGTGGTAATAATCACAGcacaggagaaaacagagaggttGGGCAAGGTGAGAAACCCCTTAAAGAGGAGTTCTGTGGAATACAGACAAAACCAAAGTTCAGCTACAGGTGACACTTTCCACTGATTAGTGTCTGAAGTCTTTAAGTGTTTTGACTCATCCCATTCATTTCCACATTATACAGTCATTGTCCAAAGCCTACTCTAACAGACCTGCCAAGAGAGCGGTACACAGGGAGTGATATTTCAGTGCAGGTAGTAATATTGCTCAATATTAAAATGACTCTTGTATTTCGATCCAACTAATGATTTGTGCAGCTATTGTGCTAAAATGTAGCCCTGTGAGTAGCAAAACATGTCTCTGTATCAACTGTCAGGGTACTAGTGCCAGGCTAGGTTTCTGTTCTCAGCTAGGAAAGTAATGTCTTATTCTTCAATTGCCCTTGAAACAGATGAAGATGATCTCAGCGTGAAGTCGCTCTTTGATGTCTCTGTTGATCGTGATTAGAAACCTGATTTAGTCTGATCCACCGTGCAGCACTGTGGGTCTGTATTACACTTCTGAGGCCAGGCCTCACATAGTGAAAGTATATCCCAGTGGCTTTTTTTAAACGCACTTCAAATGATCTATGCTCGagcatttttgttttacaatgtGTAAGTGGTGGACTAGACCTGGCCAAATTACTGTCCTGAAGAGGAATGAatattctctcttttcatccACAGAGATCCTACAGTTACTATGATTTCCTGAATAACTACTTTAAGAGAACATTGGGCCTGAATATCTTGTAGTATGATTTTCTTAATATTAATCTAACCATGTGTATGTAAGGTCTGAGACATCAGAAAAGTTGATTACTGTAAGGCCACAGTAAGCTGAGGGATCAGCACAGATTAACCACAGTGAAACCTCAGCTAATACACCATCTATTGAACTGATCAGTTCCAACAGATGGCCGTCAAACCCACAGTGCTCATGATCAGTGTAGTCAGAATAGCTGTTTAGAGACAAGTCTGATAAAGATAATATTGTATCATGTGAGGAAAGGAAAATACTATGCATTTAATGACTGCATGACTTCAACTCCAATTCCATAACATCTTTTCTTGTGACTAAAACTTCCAATTGTAAACCTGTGTCTGTTATTCACTTCTGTTACACATATGGCCAATGCATGATCAAACGCATGTAAGGTGGTATGGTAGGAGTCGCTCCTGTCCGGCTGCTCACACTTCAACAAGACGCTGTGGGTGTGCCGGCCAGCTTggctgtgtgattgtgtttgtttactgtaaatGGGCGTTACTGGAACAAAGCAAGTGTGCTCGTTCAGAGAGCGTCAACTGCGAGGCTACTTAGTGTCTAACATGTTCCGCCATGCAGAGAAATGTCATAAGGCTTGagtattaaaagaaaaatgaataaaatcactTTCTGTTGTGGTCAGATGATGAaggcaaactgtgtgtgttctgatggAAACGTTTCCTCGTCAATGTAATATCgaactgtactgtacagtgagCTGAGTTATCATCcatccacatgtgcactgacaGGCCGCTGCTCCGCCTGCAGTGATGTACTGCAGTGATGTACTCCTCCACTGGGATGAGAAGCACAGAGGTGAACACTGGAGGTTTCCCAGAATCACTGATACTCTACAGCTCTCTTTGAGAATGCATCACAATGTCGACAAAGCTATCACCGTTGTGATAACATCCACCACTCAACTGCCATCGCAATACACATCTGCTACACTTCAGGATGTGTTCCTCATATTATCCAGACAGTTTGACCTACACATCTACTACCTGCTTTGACAGACGTGAATCAGAAAAGTGCTGGAAGCTCAGCGTGTTAAGGCACAAAGGTTCAGGCCTTCTACACGAGCAAGcaaaaaaagcaggaaacacacaatcacagaccAGAGTAAGTTAGCAGTCATTTATACAATATGTTACACATGTTAGTGACACTGCAGAAGAGATGATGGAAACATTTTggtttctctgtcagtgtgcaAATACTACAAGAGAAAAGAGGATTGTTTTAAAAGCCAACGTAAAACAGTTCTGCTCTCATGAGAGAGCACGGTCACGCCATTATCTGTATTAATGAGGTTATACTTGCACATCCATATACAGTAATATCCATTGCTCTATAAATACTAAAGCAGTAGAAATACCAAATGTgcttcaaaatgtaaaaaccagatgggtgtctttttttttttgttgaatcCCTTCATGGCAGGAGTTCGCTGAGCTCGGCTCCTTTTGTAATACATAAACTCAATGTGGGTTCAGGCTGAAAGTGTTCAAGCACCTTTATGTTACAGGATACGCCAACAAATTGCACATTATCTAAAGCCTacagctccctctgctggtcaaaGGATATTATTGTTCTGAGGAGCTCTGCTGCAACCAGTCCAGCTCAGATCCTTGGCCCACTGGCCCTCTCTGGTGACTCGCACCTTGACTGGGTCAAACCTCCAGAATCGCTGTTCTCTGAACAGGTAGAGACGTCCGTCTGGTCGGGTCAGCCCCCCATTGGTCCCCTGTGGCACACCTGTCCAGTCTGTCAGCCTGCGGGGGTAGTAGGGCTCTT encodes:
- the fam124b gene encoding protein FAM124A produces the protein MFRRAAVLKRADDGNVDSGAETAESDCSRMSSSGIELMTSRVRQQQRQQQLLLMNLHLLANPGDSLLLQHTLDRLLRWLCPSLRIFHVSERASPFRSYTRLCPVTGYPSLAITFFLHEAYGEERILKVLDFFQRPPWQYHHTESCSRRAGGIHITSSSSPASALMRPYLLPSRDFYSLGAGMPVWGVRPVHCGGEILRVTLYSGYDNYEDAVRLYETVLQRQAEEQKTGFCWFTLHTEPGLCLQLALKQLSPGVRVEPCSSAVLQFSVEEIGQLVPLLPNPCTPISTTRWQTEDLDGNKVLFQVKTPTQAQRPLTCAFPLTCPSVPPRGMQLRSSVQGHSLSPCSFTMPLPWQTHRQGHRPRSDPVLEKLHGGGGGAESLGSGSCCSTPPGSSCYSSQRSSPALPSTTNHPDSPLRPSITRSLSHLLLEEEEEEPETNVDTGVPVSLTHSGPAVKTIARSSSMDLLMSLRSERPAAVGASAGEGLAKELIECLPGTHIHPQCPSRTWGSAGCTDATKKGCGSRTVAAGQSPSRGPVVESRTTAELLSARTNNEEPVDEFFI